The Apodemus sylvaticus chromosome 18, mApoSyl1.1, whole genome shotgun sequence genome includes the window TCTTGTCATCTACCTgcaaacccaacaaacaaaacactttcaATATAAGAATGATATAAGAATTTACGTTTCAGTGATGTCATCAAAATGAAACATAGTAGCTTTTCCTCTAAAGGAAAAAGTTGCTGACATATGATAATCTCCGATTTCATGCTGTTTTCATCTCGAGAACAGATCCCAACTGAAAGAGCAATACAGATCTATCCAACTGATCGGGAACTCACTGCAGAGGGCAGTGCCCTTGGATCCTAGAGCAATGGAGGAAATTGCATGTTTTTCTTGTTGAACAATTTATCCAAAAAGCTAAACTAAAAGGTACAATCTTGACATGGTGCTCAAAGGAGGATATGGTAATTCCTTTGATCAGTTTCAACAATACAGCATTCATGGGTTCACAGTCTTGGTCCTGTAGCCGATGTTCTAACAGCAGTTCTCCTCACGGATGGCATTTACAGTTTAAACGTTAAGCAAGTATCCAGCTTTATAGACCTGACAAAAATAGACAGGTAGCTGGCTTAACACATGGTAGATTTATGTATTTAACAAACACAATGATAGCTTGAGGAATACAGAAAATTTCtttgtattaaaatatattgagCCAGGCCTGGGGCCACATGCTTTTAAacacagcactcaggatgcagaggcagctgggtctctgggagtttgaggccagcctggtcttcagagaggaccacacagaggaaaccctgtatcaaaaaaaaaaaataaatctgtctATTTGcccatctgcctgcctgtctgtcatctatccatctgtctgtccatccgtccgtccgtccatccacccacccacctacctacctacccactgatctgtctatctatctatctatctatctatctatctatctatctatctatctatctatctatctgtttcaCAAAATGATTGGTTTCTCCATGACATCTTGATGTGTGCATGTCACTCTCTGTGACCATAGCCACCAGTGGCTTTCTGACACATGCTTTAGGAAAGGGGATAGGAAATAGAAACAGCCAATAACACAGCAGGTTATTAACAGTGTCCATTTCTAGTGTTGTCTCCTTTCTAGTTATTTCGTTAGCTCAGGCCAGACTGTGGAGCAGTCTCCTTGAATGCCATGCACTTTAAGGATGGAAACTTCAACTCTGTATCTACCACCCTAACTTTTTAACTATCAGTTCTGGGAAGCTAGAGTGGCCACACATGTGACAGGCAGCACGCACCCTTACTTGGGAAACGAGTTATGTGGTTCACTTTTTTGTCTCCCATTCTCACCTGGTGGGAAGGGGAGCCTCTGTCTTACAGTGTCAATCACACTCGGAGAGGGACTACCCCACTTGTAGCTGTCTAGTCCTTGGTTATAACTCCCAGAGAGCCCCTCAGCGGACCTCAAGAACCATCTTGAGTGGGTGCTGTGCTCATTTCTGCAGGTCTCCAGACTCCAGGAAAGGTGCTAAGCTGAGCTGCAGCTGGGTGCTACGTAGGCTGCATCTGTGCTTTCTGTGGATGAGTCAGTTCTTTTCTCTGGAGGCAGCAGTCCCTGAGGGTGTGCGTGTTCCTACTGCTGTTAATCTCTGGAATGCCAATGTAGAGACTATAGAAACCCAACTACACACTAAGTGGCCAGGAAGACACTCTGAGAAAGGCAAGGGATGTCCTCATTCCTAGAGAGCAAAGTAACTGTATCACCCTTCTTCACGGTACTTACCCAGCTGCCAGTGCTGTGGGGCATGCCGATCAGGAGTCTTATGGGATATCTCCCATTACATGTATGCAATTTATCAGAAAGTAGAACTATAGCGAGAGCCTTGGAAAAGGAGGTGTTTGTGTAGCTTGAAGCAAAAGAAGTGGAAATGTATGTGAGTGTCGACAGAAGAGGAAACTGTGGGAATTAGTCATGTGATAGATTTAGCGATCACTTTCCACTTACTAGGTCCAGCTTTTGTCTTATAACCAAAGCGGTGAAAATATGAGCACTGGGCAGGGAGTCCATCCAGATGGCAGGACATAGACTCTAACCATTCCCTACAACATATCCTGTGGGAAATAAAACAGCAAGTACATGCCTGATAAAAGTATAAGAAGGTTAGGATAAAAATGAGGCAGCCCTGATGACCACATACATTAAAGTCCCACATTTGTTAGCATCTGTTTTGAATGTGTTTGAATTGCTTGAGAAGTGTTTTTGAATCTGTTGTAGTGAGCACATCattcctacacttgatcttagccaaaaggcttaGAAGCAATGAGAACACTATTCTTGTGTATGCCATAAACTCCTGGCTGATCTGATCTGAGGATCATTTACTGAGAAGAAAGGGCCAACCTATTTAGCATCAAAACCTATGGCTGGTTTTGAACAGAACGGGGAACTAAAGGAAAAGGTCAAAGCTGTGTTCCGAAATGCATTGTTCATGAGGGTGCCAACTGTCATGAGCTGGCGTGTCTGGAATCAGCCTTTACTTCCCGAGTCAACTTAAACTTCAGTCTAAAGGATGGAGAGATGCGTAGTCTTGGTGTCAAGTTGATTGAATCTGGAATCAAGCAAGAGAGAGGGGCTTGTGGGGCAAAGATGCTTTAGGTAGTTTCTGGAGGAGTTGACTGAACAGGGAAGACCTCTCACAGAGGCACCGTGTGGAGGTACCTGGTTATAAGAAGGTTGGAGAGAAAACCTTTTGCCTTTTCCTAACTGCCTCCACCTCTTGTTGGTGAGTGAGGCTACTAAGTTGATGTGTTAGCCTACCACTGTTTTCTGCTGAGGTTGGTCCCCAGATTCCTGGTCTTTCAATGTGGACTGAAGACCAGTGGCTTTCCAGGATTCTCTAGACCTACAGTACTAGATTGAAGCCCCCAAGGAACCTTACTCTATGAACTGAGTGACTACTGGGTTCTCAGCCTCCGCAGTGTCCAGTCAGCCACTGATGGACTATCTACTGTAAGCCAAGCTAATATGTACCCTTTGTAACATATATAaatctatcagttctgttcctggAGAACATTTACCTGGAGAATCCTGGTGAATACAGAGAAAGTGTCGCCTGGGGAAGAGGcattagcctcttttttttccctggCCACAAGGTGTGAGCTTCTTCCTCTCATTACCCAGGCTTCCTACAATGAATTGACAGCTCTCAAACACAGAGCACCAAGAATCATCCCCTCCTTGTTTGTTCATGTCATGTTCTTTCTCTGCAGCTTACTCTATGGCCATGGAAGAAATCCTCTACTCCAGAGCTTGTTTACTGAGTTTACATATATGTGTCTAagtctttctcccctctccattAATACAATACCTCCAGGAAAGTTGGCATGACTGAATGCATTCCTGCTGTACCATCAGTGTGCTTAGCATGGTAATGCCTGGGTGACTCATCACATGCTTCTGTCTTTGCACTGTGTCAAGCTCCACAGCGATCAGATCCTTCAAGAAGCTGGGAATTTTGTCAGCAAAACAATTTTAGTATACTATGGTCAGGTATACTGGATGTGCCCTGAGGCAATGCACATAGTACAGTCTTCACCGACCCAGTGTAGGGACTGAGGTGTGATcaaaagctctggaacaaagcTAGTGTACACAGAACCTCCCACAAGGCTGAGTGACTTTGGAAGCGAGGAGGTTGGAGTGTTGCAGGTTGTCGGGTATAGCTTTTGCTACTCTGCTTCGATGCTTTGGGAACAGAGCCACACTACCAGCCCCTGcccagagaatattggatccaaagatgaaaaacacagacacacacatgttggTCAGTTTCAATCTGCCTTATCAGCTCAATTGCTGGGCACCTCCAGTCTACTGTGGCTAGTGTGCCCTTCCCAAAACTCTCACTTCATCACCTCTCAATCTGCCCCAGCTTCAGtcacctttagtcctagctcgACATTCCAACATCCCTCCTGGAGAAGTGGCCTTGGCCACTCCATCCAAGATCTTACACGACTGGTTGGCCTTTCTCCCTCTGAAGCATGGTGAAaacctcctttcctctctccctgggTCTGCTAGCTCACCTGTGGGAACCTGGAAGCCCTGTCTCTTCCTTCTACCCAGTAATTGGCCTGTAGCATCTTTactgatagatcaagaaccaCCTGGGGAACAGGATCTTAGCATCACCCCTACAGCAGATCCAGAACCTAATTGCAGTTCATTTTGGGGGGCTATCTTTAGCCTCTCATTAACCATTACTTGCCCAGCTATGTGTCTTGTCTGAACATGCGACTATCAAGTGAATTTTCATAGCGATTAACTTAGCAGGTAACTGGGTTCCTCTAACCCTGAAGCTAATATCATACAGCATCTGGAGGCTTGGGGCAGAGATTCCTCTTTTTTGCTATAGTCTGCCTATCTGCTCTTTCTATCAATGTGTTTGAGGAGTGTCTTATCTTCTGatcatttttgttctgtttctataaaAACATCATGAAATGGCTACTCCATTGGAATATGGTATTTGGGGAACCCAAAATTGATGTTTCTGGACCATGGTCCTTTGTATTTGATTCTAGAATAAGCCAGGCCTTTTAATTCTCTGATGTGAATATTGTTTTATTCCTTGATAGGGAGCTCTGAAGCTGGAGGACGTGGGACAGAAGCTGGATGACAAGCAAGCCTCAGGAAGTTGGCCCATGGACCCTCTGACTCTCTAGAGACCTCTTCTCCTAGTCCCCGACTGTCTTTCCCAGGCCACCTCTCACCCACTGCTAACATGCCTGTGCCCTTCCTTCTGTGGTGTCCCTAGATGCTACCATTCCTAACATCTGGAATGACAGTGGCCACAGACCAGAATATTTAGGGCCCAGTCTGAGTTACAGCCATCTTCCCTCTAGCCACGCCCAGTGCATCATAAAGAGACAGGTAGCTAGAGGGACCCACCCCAACATTCTTAACTGTGATGCACAGAGGGCACTTTTCAGTCCTCAAACCTctagaaagcaaacagaaagccTCAGTCCTACTAGACACCAGACAGTTCCAGAAGCAAGAGGTGGTTATGAACACCAAACACCCAAGAAAGAAACATCAGCAACCGCAACCAAAGAtcctggaggagctgaggaggggccgtctgggaggaggagacaaCACAGGACTCATACAATCATAATTACTGTAGGGAAACAGTACAGTCTGGGTGCTAGAGGTTGGAGGAGCTGTACAGAGTATCTGCTTGTATTGGAGTTGGAAttttattagagagagagaggagagagagagagagaggagagtgaatGAGAAAGAGAtagtgtgtgaaagtgtgtgtgtgtgagagagagaggagaatatatgagagtgtgtgtgtgtgagtgtgtgtgtgtgtgtgtgtgtgaaagatagAGTAGCTAGAAGAGGTCTATTGACCTCAGGGTAGGGCCTAGGAGGGTAAAGCCCTGTTGCAAGAGGACATGTCTTCCCAAAGGCTGGACTCCCTCTTTCTGAAAAGTAGGAGACTACAATTTATTGAGAACAATGGAAGATCACCGGAACAAGCCTCTAGGCTGGCCATTAGGTCTAAGTCGGTAACCCATGGGTTTAAAGACCTCAGGGCTATGCCAGGAAGCAGACAGGATCTGGGTGATCAGCAGCATAGCCTGGCAGAGCTGCCTAGAACTTCTCATGGCAAGAGGAAACCGGACCGACTCCCGCACCTTACGAGCTGTGCTAGCAAGGGCCTTGCCCCTGACCCTAAATTAAACTTGTCTATAATCTCCAAAAGGGTCTTTCAGGCCAATGCTGCTGAAGGCCCAGAACACAGGCAGACGTTGGTTGGACCCACTGGCTTGCTCAAGAACAGCCCTGACACAACAGCAGGGGAGGCCCAGGGGAAAAGGAGGACAATGGAGCTGCTTAGTAAGGctagaaagcaaacagaaaaagccTCCGTCCTACTAGACATCAGACAGTTGCAGAAGCAAGAGGTGGTTATGAACACCGAACACCCAAGCAAGAAACACCAGCAACCGCAACCAAAGAtcctggaggagctgaggaggggccgtctgggaggaggagacaaCTCAGGACTCACACACTCACAAGGACCTTTTAGGTACTGCGGATGTCTTGCTCTAGAAGAGAACACCTTTCTGCAGGGCAAGAAGATCAAGCCTTATTCTCGATATTCAGTCCAGATAGCGTGCCCCCTATTAGTTGGAGAGCAGCGGGCTGGAGAGGAGCCGAAGCCAGTGCCTTCAGACCGTGACGAAGCAGAAGCCGTGAAAGCCTCCAAAGGCAGAAAAACACAGACTCAATTATTGGAAAATGTTTTTCTGCAGGGGAAAGCAAAGGTTATGGGGCAAAATCTGCTGGCAGAAGCCAAGTCCCAGCTCCTAAAGAGGAAAAGGATGCAGGCCGTGGAGATGTTGGCCAAAACTCATCATCATAGAGGATTCTGCATAGCAAACAGCAGAGAGGATGGACAACTGTCTTCTCAGGACATCAAACAGGGCGCTTTGGAAAGAAACACCATGAAGCCCAGGTGGTGGCCAAGGGTGGAAGCCTGGGACCACATGGTCCAGGGAACCCCAGTTGTTCTTGCAGTTCGGGATCATACTTCCCTCACACAGGGATCAAAAGATCAGAGTGCTCCCAAGTCCAGGCTGAGCTTACTTAGCAAATCAAGTATTACCTATTCATAAGAGCCATGCAACCTATGATGCATGTATGGGTACCTATGTATGGGTAGATGTGAATGTTTATATGATGCGAAGACAGTGCTAAAGGCTGGACCTTtagcacagcacaacacagcgTCGCGCCGCTCAGCACCGCACAGCAGCTGTTTGCCAGACATCTCAGAACGACACCATCTGCCCATGGACACCAAACTTTAGGATGCTACAAGCAGGAGCAGGCACCCCTGCCTTGAAGGTACCCATTTCTTAATGTGATGACATCATAGAGACCATTCAGCTTCTGGGGAGGAATGGCGCGCAACCCTATTTCACCTCCCATCCCCCGCCCAGCAGTTTATAAAGGCTTTGGTTTTCTCCCTACAGGCTTAGGACCAATGGGGCTGAGAGTCTGAACTGAAATATTTCATTCCAGAGACCGGCGATGTGCTTAAGTGGACACAGGAGGAACCGAGACACAGCAGTCActttctctgcatcctgcacCCGTGAGCATCTCTGTTTCGTCACACCACACCTACCGAGACCGAgtgaaatgtttctttctttcattttctcatgTCTGTAACCCGGAAGTACTACTAACATGGTTTAATTACCGCATCCATGCAGGGGGTCCCGAGCCAGCTTTCGTCCCTACCTCTGCCTTGCTCAGGTCCTATAGCATATCTCCCTTACTATCAAGATTTCTTCAAAACCCACGCTAGTGCTTCAGCTTCTTGAAGCTAGTTTGTCATCACCCTTAGTGATTT containing:
- the LOC127668845 gene encoding protein Tex24-like, which codes for MSSQRLDSLFLKSRRLQFIENNGRSPEQASRLAIRSKSVTHGFKDLRAMPGSRQDLGDQQHSLAELPRTSHGKRKPDRLPHLTSCASKGLAPDPKLNLSIISKRVFQANAAEGPEHRQTLVGPTGLLKNSPDTTAGEAQGKRRTMELLSKARKQTEKASVLLDIRQLQKQEVVMNTEHPSKKHQQPQPKILEELRRGRLGGGDNSGLTHSQGPFRYCGCLALEENTFLQGKKIKPYSRYSVQIACPLLVGEQRAGEEPKPVPSDRDEAEAVKASKGRKTQTQLLENVFLQGKAKVMGQNLLAEAKSQLLKRKRMQAVEMLAKTHHHRGFCIANSREDGQLSSQDIKQGALERNTMKPRWWPRVEAWDHMVQGTPVVLAVRDHTSLTQGSKDQSAPKSRLSLLSKSSITYS